From a region of the Argiope bruennichi chromosome 8, qqArgBrue1.1, whole genome shotgun sequence genome:
- the LOC129981615 gene encoding uncharacterized protein LOC129981615: MCNIMWICGVVVVAVLVATSGNANAMEFEQFMSSLARSDNGDDKAEEPPKPNDKEIVQFMKRSGLLEDSNIQNSRYNQELLAALHALQRQRSIPVYPTDNAKPETLVTTEVKKPRETSSTRLYQNYQKSLAKDSSSVQQSQQPNYAALQSLNQQQSYSPLSSDSSVLSQPRSAAPSQSVPEATNSLLYALNQQASSSDNDKGAMKDDRQGHYAYDTYDAGYDGNILHSRNPSGYEAESYGHQPRGGIGIKLPIPQLSIKFDPLGLLKLLLKAIPRPLFNLNGRIFLGLELGKGIGLGKGGSYGGHSGGGKVITIG, translated from the exons ATGTGTAACATTATGTGGATATGCGGGGTTGTGGTAGTAGCAG TGCTGGTTGCCACTTCCGGCAACGCTAACGCCATGGAATTCGAACAATTTATGTCTTCACTAGCCAGAAGTGATAACGGCGATGACAAA GCTGAAGAACCTCCCAAACCAAACGACAAAGAAATCGTCCAGTTTATGAAGAGATCTGGTCTTTTAGAAGACTCAAACATCCAAAATTCTAGATACAACCAAGAACTTCTAGCTGCTTTGCATGCCCTCCAAAGACAACGCAGCATCCCAGTATATCCCACAGATAATGCCAAACCTGAAACTTTGGTCACAACTGAAGTGAAAAAACCCAGAGAAACCAGCTCCACTCGCCTCTACCAGAACTACCAGAAATCTCTGGCCAAAGATTCCAGTTCTGTTCAGCAGTCCCAGCAACCAAATTACGCAGCTCTCCAGTCACTGAACCAACAACAATCTTACTCCCCTCTATCCAGTGATTCTTCGGTTCTGTCTCAGCCAAGATCTGCAGCACCAAGTCAGTCAGTTCCTGAAGCCACCAACAGCCTGCTTTATGCTTTAAACCAACAAGCATCTAGCTCTGACAACGACAAAGGAGCCATGAAAGATGACCGTCAAGGACATTACGCCTATGATACCTATGACGCAGGTTATGATGGTAATATTCTTCACTCTAGGAATCCAAGTGGTTATGAAGCAGAATCCTATGGCCACCAACCAAGGGGAGGTATCGGTATCAAACTGCCAATTCCTCAACTTTCCATCAAATTTGACCCCCTGGGTTTGTTGAAATTGTTGCTCAAGGCAATCCCAAGACCTCTTTTCAATCTTAATGGCAGGATATTCTTGGGTCTAGAATTGGGAAAGGGAATCGGTTTGGGTAAAGGTGGAAGCTATGGAGGACACTCAGGAGGAGGAAAAGTAATCACTATCGGTTAA